A region from the Natronoarchaeum mannanilyticum genome encodes:
- a CDS encoding acetamidase/formamidase family protein, which translates to MAQREIHDVLEVDRYTLGLVGPDQEWAGTVADGGTIKTHTPPACWGPMITPEFRGGHEVTRPIRVENAEVGDAVALKIKDIEVTSVATSTGSMREREGAFGSDPFVDHRCPECGTEWPESVVEGTGEESIKCKDCGANASAFGFEFGYTVAFDDDRSVGITVGEEGAHDLAERAEEAMAIPEHSRQHPILLYEPDEMPGTLGRLRPFAGNIGTTPPVELPDSHNAGDFGQFLIGADHEWGLEDEDALAERTDGHMDVPEVRAGATLLCPVKVDGAGVYVGDLHANQGDGELSLHTTDVSGRTEVEVKVIKDLDIDGPVLLPNEEDLPHISKPYSDEELDAGRELAEQYDTDLTEEMGPIQVIGSGETINAATENAFDRAGKLLDMTEGEVRGRCTFTGGVQIGRLPGVVQLDMLAPMEKLEERGMDHLVREQYGL; encoded by the coding sequence ATGGCACAACGAGAGATCCACGACGTACTGGAGGTCGATCGGTACACGCTCGGACTGGTCGGCCCCGATCAGGAGTGGGCCGGCACGGTCGCCGACGGCGGGACGATCAAGACCCACACGCCGCCGGCGTGCTGGGGGCCGATGATCACGCCCGAGTTCCGCGGCGGCCACGAGGTGACCCGTCCGATCCGCGTCGAGAACGCCGAGGTCGGCGACGCGGTCGCGCTGAAGATCAAAGACATCGAGGTGACCAGCGTGGCGACCAGCACCGGCTCGATGCGCGAGCGCGAGGGAGCGTTCGGCAGCGACCCGTTCGTCGACCACCGGTGTCCCGAGTGCGGCACCGAGTGGCCCGAGAGCGTCGTCGAGGGCACCGGCGAGGAGTCGATCAAGTGCAAGGACTGCGGCGCCAACGCCTCGGCGTTCGGCTTCGAGTTCGGCTACACCGTCGCGTTCGACGACGACCGGTCGGTGGGGATCACGGTCGGCGAGGAGGGCGCCCACGATCTGGCCGAGCGCGCCGAGGAGGCGATGGCGATCCCCGAGCACTCCCGCCAGCATCCGATCCTGCTGTACGAGCCCGACGAGATGCCGGGGACGCTCGGGCGCCTGCGGCCGTTCGCCGGCAACATCGGCACGACGCCGCCGGTCGAGCTGCCGGATTCGCACAACGCCGGCGACTTCGGGCAGTTCCTGATCGGCGCCGACCACGAGTGGGGCCTGGAGGACGAGGACGCCCTCGCGGAGCGCACCGACGGCCACATGGACGTTCCGGAGGTGCGGGCCGGCGCGACGCTGCTCTGTCCCGTGAAGGTCGACGGCGCGGGCGTCTACGTCGGCGACCTCCACGCGAACCAGGGCGACGGCGAGCTATCGCTGCACACGACCGACGTGAGCGGGCGCACCGAGGTCGAAGTGAAGGTCATCAAGGACCTCGACATCGACGGCCCCGTTCTGCTGCCCAACGAGGAGGACCTGCCCCACATCAGCAAGCCCTACAGCGACGAGGAGCTCGACGCCGGGCGCGAGCTGGCCGAGCAGTACGACACCGACCTGACCGAGGAGATGGGCCCGATCCAGGTGATCGGCTCGGGCGAGACGATCAACGCCGCCACCGAGAACGCGTTCGACCGCGCCGGCAAGCTGCTGGACATGACCGAGGGCGAGGTCCGCGGCCGGTGCACGTTCACCGGCGGCGTCCAGATCGGCCGGCTCCCCGGCGTCGTCCAGCTGGACATGCTGGCGCCGATGGAGAAGTTGGAGGAGCGCGGGATGGACCACCTCGTGCGCGAACAGTACGGGCTCTGA
- a CDS encoding alkaline phosphatase: protein MRRRQFITALGATGLLGAAGPASAGTGEGALGSEIENVIVLIGDGMGFDPIEVTSVVHGDLSMQSMTGVGYTRTNSRSGEVTDSAAAGTALATGHKAYNGQISVRGEQGDEDPTPLLTQLELAQERGKATGLVSTTRITHATPAAFGSHVPDRGMEEVIAEQLVDTGVDVLMGGGRDQWSGDLLDRARSEDYEVLFDESDLRGADGDRLLGLFDDSHVTYTLDRDDSIPSLPRMTASAVDRLEGDEGFFLTVEGGRIDHAEHGNDAQTTVAETAEFDAVVDWALDYAEGRDDTLVVVTSDHETGGMATGNGYGSPIEADAIRSAQASNAAIAAAIDDGADVREAVEGNVDVELTDEDVARIEDARDADGSYALSNELGAVVSEHLGVAWASNAHTGPAQTVMAAGPGVEPFDGWIHHVDLSVTVAALLLFGRLADVSDDERERWERRVARNGPSGRLDAYLALEYVGPATDDVTEALDVDGDGVVDYADVLRILDDEEPSDSKPGRGRGRGRNRDDDGRGRGRPDKWERRTPDRFHDA from the coding sequence ATGCGACGACGACAGTTCATCACGGCGCTGGGTGCAACGGGACTGCTCGGAGCGGCCGGACCTGCGAGCGCGGGTACCGGCGAGGGGGCTCTGGGGAGTGAGATCGAGAACGTCATCGTGCTGATCGGCGACGGGATGGGGTTCGACCCGATCGAGGTGACGTCGGTCGTCCACGGCGACCTGTCGATGCAGTCGATGACCGGCGTGGGCTACACGCGGACGAACTCTCGGAGCGGCGAAGTGACAGATTCGGCCGCCGCGGGGACGGCGTTGGCGACCGGACACAAGGCGTACAACGGACAAATCTCGGTCCGAGGCGAGCAGGGTGACGAAGATCCGACGCCGCTACTGACGCAACTCGAACTCGCCCAGGAGCGGGGCAAGGCGACCGGGCTTGTCTCGACGACGCGGATCACGCACGCGACGCCCGCGGCGTTCGGCTCGCACGTTCCGGACCGGGGCATGGAGGAGGTCATCGCGGAGCAGCTCGTCGACACCGGCGTCGACGTCCTCATGGGCGGCGGGCGCGACCAGTGGTCCGGCGACCTGCTCGACCGGGCGCGCTCGGAGGACTACGAGGTGCTGTTCGACGAGAGCGACCTCCGGGGCGCCGACGGCGACCGGCTGCTGGGCCTGTTCGACGACAGCCACGTCACCTACACGCTCGACCGCGACGATTCGATCCCGTCGCTCCCGCGGATGACCGCGTCCGCGGTCGACCGCCTAGAGGGCGACGAGGGGTTCTTCCTGACGGTCGAGGGCGGCCGCATCGACCACGCCGAGCACGGCAACGACGCCCAGACGACCGTCGCCGAGACGGCGGAGTTCGACGCGGTCGTCGACTGGGCGCTCGACTACGCCGAGGGGCGAGACGACACGCTCGTCGTCGTCACCTCGGATCACGAAACCGGCGGGATGGCGACCGGGAACGGTTACGGCTCGCCGATCGAGGCCGACGCGATCCGGTCGGCGCAGGCGAGCAACGCGGCCATCGCCGCCGCCATCGACGACGGCGCCGACGTCCGCGAGGCCGTCGAGGGGAATGTCGACGTCGAACTTACCGACGAGGACGTCGCGCGGATCGAGGACGCCCGGGACGCCGACGGCTCCTACGCGCTCTCGAACGAACTCGGAGCGGTCGTCTCCGAACACCTCGGCGTCGCCTGGGCCTCGAACGCCCACACTGGACCGGCCCAGACGGTCATGGCTGCCGGCCCCGGCGTCGAGCCGTTTGACGGCTGGATCCACCACGTCGACCTGTCGGTGACCGTCGCGGCCCTCCTGCTGTTCGGACGGCTCGCGGACGTCTCGGACGACGAACGCGAGCGCTGGGAGCGTCGGGTGGCCCGGAACGGTCCGAGCGGTCGTCTGGACGCCTACCTCGCCCTGGAGTACGTCGGCCCCGCCACGGACGACGTGACCGAGGCGCTCGACGTCGACGGGGACGGGGTCGTCGACTACGCCGACGTGCTTCGGATTCTGGACGACGAGGAACCCTCGGACTCGAAGCCCGGTCGAGGTCGCGGACGGGGCCGCAACCGGGATGACGACGGGCGCGGTCGCGGCCGCCCCGACAAGTGGGAGCGCCGCACGCCGGACCGGTTCCACGACGCCTGA
- a CDS encoding MFS transporter: MSTHRDRIVLAAVVASVLLAQVLLYPGIGGLVQALGATTELDAGMWFLAAEFAAFVTFVGVWGALSDATGRRVPFIAAGAFGGAIGYATLGALPAIAAPSFGAVLVLRVVQGAATIGAFSLAMTMLMDLEGGHGRNMGAAGIAIGTGTAVGAPLGGQLSEIDPLAPLYLACALLFAAGGLVWFVEDRAPSGGRSAREAVASLRATPTLGIPYAFGLIDRLTAGFFALVGTLYFQDQFGIGPGETGLVLMLFFAPFALLQYPMGKLSDRIGRRVPIVVGSALYGLGVIGVGLAPTLRLAGVGMVVVGVLGALISPATMALVTDVARDGDRGVAMGGFNLFGSVGFLTGFLVGGGVASEFGYLAAFFVAGGLEILIALVTIPAFLRLGLGGKPIVGAGTGDAD; the protein is encoded by the coding sequence GTGAGTACTCACCGCGACCGCATCGTGCTCGCCGCCGTCGTGGCCTCGGTCCTGCTCGCGCAGGTCCTCCTCTATCCGGGGATCGGCGGCCTCGTGCAAGCCCTCGGCGCGACGACCGAGCTCGACGCCGGCATGTGGTTCCTCGCCGCCGAGTTCGCGGCGTTCGTGACGTTCGTCGGCGTCTGGGGCGCGCTCAGCGACGCCACGGGCCGACGGGTTCCCTTCATCGCCGCGGGGGCGTTCGGCGGCGCGATCGGCTACGCGACACTGGGCGCCCTGCCGGCGATCGCCGCGCCCAGCTTCGGCGCCGTGCTCGTCCTGCGGGTCGTCCAGGGCGCCGCGACGATCGGCGCGTTCTCGCTGGCGATGACGATGCTGATGGATCTGGAGGGCGGCCACGGCCGGAACATGGGCGCGGCGGGCATCGCCATCGGCACCGGGACGGCCGTCGGGGCGCCGCTGGGCGGCCAGCTCTCCGAAATAGATCCGCTCGCGCCGCTGTATCTCGCCTGCGCGCTGCTGTTCGCCGCCGGCGGGCTGGTCTGGTTCGTCGAGGATCGCGCCCCGTCCGGCGGGCGTAGCGCCCGCGAGGCGGTGGCGTCGCTCCGCGCGACGCCGACGCTCGGGATTCCGTACGCCTTCGGCCTGATCGACCGGCTGACCGCCGGCTTCTTCGCGCTGGTCGGGACGCTGTACTTCCAGGACCAGTTCGGGATCGGGCCGGGCGAGACGGGACTCGTCCTGATGCTGTTTTTCGCTCCCTTCGCGCTCCTGCAGTATCCGATGGGCAAGCTGTCCGACCGGATCGGACGCCGCGTTCCGATCGTCGTCGGCTCGGCGCTGTACGGGCTCGGCGTGATCGGCGTCGGGCTGGCGCCGACGCTCCGGCTGGCGGGCGTCGGCATGGTCGTCGTCGGCGTGCTCGGCGCGCTCATCTCGCCGGCGACGATGGCGCTGGTCACCGACGTCGCCCGCGACGGCGACCGCGGCGTCGCGATGGGCGGGTTCAACCTGTTCGGCAGCGTCGGCTTCCTGACGGGCTTTCTCGTCGGCGGCGGCGTCGCGAGCGAGTTCGGCTACCTCGCGGCGTTCTTCGTCGCCGGCGGACTGGAGATCCTGATCGCGCTCGTGACGATCCCGGCGTTCCTCCGGCTCGGCCTCGGCGGCAAGCCGATCGTCGGAGCCGGGACGGGGGACGCCGACTGA
- a CDS encoding VOC family protein has translation MDVIHTALWVSDIDRTRSFYVDALGLEENWSFTSDGVQNVYIGGEHGEFQFKYDPEGGPEIDAGSVAHVAVGVDSVDETFERLVERADPPVRTEPTTMDDIDRRVAFVEDPDGYVVELVERLD, from the coding sequence ATGGACGTGATCCACACCGCGCTGTGGGTGTCCGACATCGACCGAACGCGGTCGTTCTACGTCGACGCCCTCGGCCTGGAGGAGAACTGGTCGTTCACCAGCGACGGCGTACAGAACGTGTATATCGGCGGCGAGCACGGCGAGTTCCAGTTTAAATACGATCCCGAGGGTGGACCGGAGATCGACGCTGGATCGGTGGCCCACGTCGCCGTCGGCGTCGACAGCGTCGACGAGACGTTCGAGCGCCTCGTCGAGCGCGCCGACCCGCCCGTTCGCACGGAGCCGACGACGATGGACGACATCGATCGGCGAGTGGCGTTCGTCGAGGACCCGGACGGCTACGTCGTCGAGCTGGTCGAGCGACTGGACTGA
- a CDS encoding O-acetylhomoserine aminocarboxypropyltransferase/cysteine synthase family protein: MTDSDEPEFRTRSLHAGQEPDPATGARAPPLYQTTSYVFDDADRAADLYALEADGHIYSRMTNPTVQMLEERLADLEGGAGAVATGSGMAALDAATLVLASVGDNVVCSTDTYGGTTAYLSHTANRRGIEARFVPTLDYEAYEEAIDEDTAYVHLETIGNPSLVTPDFERVAELAHERDVPVVGDNTFATPALCNPLEHGADVVWNSTTKWIHGSGTTIGGVLVDGGDFDWEAGGYEEIAGTNPAYHDTDFSEDFADAPFAAAARFRSLRSLGNQQHPFDAWQTLQGLETLPIRMEKHCENAAIVAEYLADHDEVAWVSYPGLESHETHGNASEYLDGGYGGMIAFGLEGGFEAGKRFCEEAELASFLANIGDAKTLVIHPASTTHGQLTPEEQEEAGVTQDLIRLSVGIEDPADILADIEHAIGAAGE; the protein is encoded by the coding sequence ATGACCGACTCGGACGAGCCGGAGTTCCGAACCCGCAGCCTCCACGCGGGGCAGGAGCCCGATCCGGCGACGGGGGCCCGGGCACCGCCGCTCTACCAGACCACGTCGTACGTCTTCGACGACGCCGACCGCGCCGCCGACCTGTACGCGCTGGAGGCCGACGGACACATCTACTCGCGGATGACAAACCCGACGGTGCAGATGCTCGAAGAGCGCCTCGCGGATCTGGAGGGCGGCGCGGGCGCCGTCGCGACCGGCAGCGGGATGGCCGCGCTCGACGCCGCGACGCTCGTGCTCGCGAGCGTGGGCGACAACGTCGTCTGCTCGACGGACACTTACGGCGGCACGACGGCCTATCTCTCTCACACCGCCAACCGACGGGGGATCGAGGCCCGCTTCGTCCCGACGCTCGACTACGAGGCCTACGAGGAGGCGATCGACGAGGACACCGCCTACGTCCACCTCGAAACCATCGGCAACCCCTCGCTGGTGACGCCGGACTTCGAGCGCGTCGCCGAGCTCGCACACGAGCGAGACGTGCCCGTCGTCGGCGACAACACGTTCGCGACGCCCGCGCTCTGTAACCCCCTGGAGCACGGCGCCGACGTGGTGTGGAACTCGACGACGAAGTGGATCCACGGCTCGGGGACGACGATCGGCGGCGTCCTCGTCGACGGCGGCGACTTCGACTGGGAAGCGGGCGGCTACGAGGAGATCGCCGGGACGAACCCGGCGTACCACGACACCGACTTCAGCGAGGACTTCGCCGACGCGCCCTTCGCCGCGGCGGCGCGGTTCCGCTCGCTGCGGAGTTTAGGGAACCAGCAGCACCCCTTCGACGCCTGGCAGACCTTACAGGGCCTGGAGACGCTGCCGATCCGGATGGAGAAGCACTGCGAGAACGCCGCCATCGTCGCGGAGTACCTCGCGGACCACGACGAGGTCGCGTGGGTGTCGTATCCGGGCCTGGAGAGCCACGAAACCCACGGGAACGCGAGCGAGTATCTGGATGGCGGGTACGGCGGCATGATCGCGTTCGGTCTCGAAGGCGGATTCGAAGCGGGCAAGCGCTTCTGCGAGGAGGCCGAACTCGCGAGCTTCCTCGCGAACATCGGCGACGCGAAGACGCTGGTGATCCACCCCGCGAGCACGACGCACGGCCAGCTGACCCCCGAGGAACAGGAGGAAGCCGGCGTGACGCAGGATCTGATCCGGCTCTCGGTGGGGATCGAGGACCCCGCGGACATCCTGGCCGACATCGAGCACGCGATCGGGGCTGCCGGCGAGTAA
- the metX gene encoding homoserine O-acetyltransferase MetX produces MNADAGVLDLGEFEFECGESIPRLDVAYEAYGEFDGENAVLVCHALTGSAHVAHRRLDDEPADAQPTGGQAHAWWSDIVGPGKAIDTKEYYVVCVNIPGSCYGTTGPASENPETGEAYGAEFPPVTVADWTRVQRRALDALGVGRLHAVVGGSVGGMNVLDWAKRYPDDVRRLAPIATAGRLDPQSLALDAIARRAIRADPNWNGGYYYGEDQEPPSEGLALARQIGHVMYLSKASMSQKFGRRAAGRDAGGEQFPADAAAAFFPYRDVESYLDYQAEKFVDRFDANSYLYLTRAMDNYDLASGYESDADALAAFTGEALVMSFTGDWHFTTEQAESLADGFRDADVEIAHHVIESDHGHDAFLVEPDNVGPPLADFLSAGVEGKAVTDTDEDPREDSDFAPVHTSLFSD; encoded by the coding sequence ATGAACGCCGACGCCGGCGTGCTCGATCTCGGCGAGTTCGAGTTCGAGTGCGGCGAGTCGATCCCCCGGCTCGACGTCGCCTACGAGGCCTACGGCGAGTTCGACGGCGAGAACGCGGTGCTGGTCTGTCACGCCCTGACCGGCAGCGCTCACGTCGCCCACCGCCGGCTCGACGACGAGCCGGCCGACGCCCAGCCCACCGGCGGCCAGGCCCACGCCTGGTGGTCCGACATCGTCGGGCCGGGCAAGGCCATCGACACGAAGGAGTACTACGTCGTCTGCGTGAACATCCCCGGCTCGTGCTACGGGACGACGGGCCCGGCCAGCGAGAACCCCGAGACGGGCGAGGCCTACGGCGCGGAGTTCCCGCCGGTGACCGTCGCCGACTGGACCCGCGTCCAGCGCCGCGCGCTCGACGCGCTCGGCGTGGGGCGACTCCACGCCGTCGTCGGCGGCAGCGTCGGCGGGATGAACGTGCTGGACTGGGCGAAGCGCTACCCCGACGACGTGCGCCGGCTCGCGCCGATCGCCACCGCCGGCCGGCTCGACCCCCAGAGCCTCGCGCTGGACGCCATCGCGCGGCGGGCGATCCGCGCCGATCCGAACTGGAACGGCGGGTACTACTACGGCGAGGATCAGGAGCCGCCCTCCGAGGGGCTGGCGCTGGCCCGCCAGATCGGCCACGTGATGTACCTCTCGAAGGCGTCGATGTCCCAGAAGTTCGGCCGGCGCGCCGCGGGCCGGGACGCCGGCGGCGAGCAGTTCCCGGCCGACGCCGCGGCGGCGTTTTTCCCCTACCGGGACGTCGAGTCCTACCTCGACTACCAGGCCGAGAAGTTCGTCGACCGGTTCGACGCCAACAGCTACCTCTACCTGACCCGCGCGATGGACAACTACGACCTCGCGTCGGGCTACGAGAGCGACGCCGATGCGCTGGCGGCCTTCACCGGCGAGGCGCTGGTGATGAGCTTCACCGGCGACTGGCACTTCACGACCGAGCAGGCCGAGTCGCTGGCCGACGGGTTCCGGGACGCCGACGTCGAGATCGCTCACCACGTCATCGAGTCGGACCACGGCCACGACGCCTTCCTCGTCGAGCCGGACAACGTCGGCCCGCCGCTCGCGGATTTCCTGTCGGCCGGCGTCGAGGGCAAGGCCGTCACCGACACCGACGAGGACCCCCGCGAGGACTCCGACTTCGCGCCGGTCCACACGAGTCTGTTTTCGGACTGA
- a CDS encoding HEAT repeat domain-containing protein — protein sequence MTDPDRQPSPDRPSELLSEGSREDAIDALARLETADADARKRTIRTLQDLAETESSAFDELATPLTTFLNDEERAIRLTTAKLFVALARSEPAVVRPVVDALAARSADDEEFYYVRARCAEALGYVALDHPDAVSDPELLADLRVRLSFDEPEVREKLAKALAYVAIGDPSRLRHQVSSLAEHLDDDSELVRYYLCTALAAIGCDHPSKLADARDPLGQLLDDERPYVRGRAAEALGLLARSGDADIRSLDGVDPDEGDAAAFVADRVRFLDAARDGETGEPADSTPDGVGTLASIRGETEAVVEAMTASDDDCPHCGHTLAEGRPPVCPHCGAPL from the coding sequence ATGACTGATCCCGACCGCCAGCCGTCGCCCGACCGGCCGTCCGAACTGCTCTCCGAGGGGTCTCGCGAGGACGCGATCGACGCTCTGGCCCGACTCGAAACGGCCGACGCGGATGCCCGAAAGCGGACGATCCGGACGCTTCAGGATCTCGCCGAGACGGAGTCGTCCGCTTTCGATGAGCTGGCGACGCCACTGACGACGTTCCTGAACGACGAGGAGCGCGCCATCAGGCTGACGACCGCCAAGCTGTTCGTCGCGCTCGCCCGATCGGAGCCGGCCGTCGTTCGACCGGTCGTCGACGCGCTCGCGGCCCGATCGGCCGACGACGAGGAGTTCTACTACGTCCGGGCCCGGTGTGCGGAGGCGCTCGGCTACGTCGCGCTCGACCATCCCGACGCGGTCAGCGACCCGGAGCTACTGGCGGATCTCCGCGTCAGGCTGTCGTTCGACGAGCCGGAGGTCAGGGAGAAGCTGGCCAAGGCGCTGGCGTACGTCGCGATCGGCGACCCGAGCAGGCTCCGCCATCAGGTCTCCTCGCTGGCCGAGCATCTCGACGACGATTCCGAGCTCGTGCGGTACTACCTCTGTACGGCGCTGGCCGCGATCGGGTGCGATCACCCATCGAAGCTGGCGGACGCCCGCGACCCGCTCGGACAACTGCTCGACGACGAGCGTCCCTACGTCCGCGGGCGGGCCGCGGAAGCGCTCGGACTGCTGGCGCGGTCCGGCGACGCCGACATCCGATCGCTCGACGGCGTCGACCCCGACGAGGGCGACGCCGCGGCGTTCGTGGCCGATCGGGTGCGGTTCCTCGACGCGGCGCGAGACGGAGAGACGGGGGAACCTGCCGATTCGACCCCGGACGGCGTCGGGACGCTGGCCTCGATCCGCGGCGAAACCGAGGCGGTCGTCGAGGCGATGACGGCCTCGGACGACGACTGCCCCCACTGCGGGCACACGCTCGCCGAGGGACGGCCGCCGGTGTGCCCGCACTGCGGGGCCCCGCTCTGA
- a CDS encoding class I SAM-dependent methyltransferase → MSVREEFDAWAAEGRDRGMEDRHWHTAKHVLSRMPVEAGDVVLDLGCGSGYAGRALREAAGAGRAYGLDGSPEMTRNARSYTDDESVGYVVGDFGSLPFDENSIDHIFSMEAFYYAAEPHETLREIRRVLRPGGTFYCAVNYYEENVHSHEWQEFIEVEMTRWSAREYREAFREAGLHVAEQDNIPDNETEIPPASEFPTEDWETREDMVERYREYGTLLTVGIEP, encoded by the coding sequence ATGAGCGTTCGCGAGGAGTTCGACGCCTGGGCCGCCGAGGGACGGGACCGCGGGATGGAGGATCGACACTGGCACACCGCCAAGCACGTCCTCTCGCGGATGCCCGTCGAGGCGGGTGACGTCGTGCTCGACCTGGGCTGTGGCAGCGGCTACGCCGGCCGCGCGCTGCGCGAGGCCGCCGGCGCCGGGCGGGCGTACGGGCTCGACGGCTCACCCGAGATGACGCGCAACGCCCGATCGTACACCGACGACGAGTCGGTTGGCTACGTCGTCGGGGACTTCGGATCGCTGCCGTTCGACGAGAACAGCATCGACCACATCTTCTCGATGGAGGCGTTCTACTACGCCGCCGAACCTCACGAGACGCTTCGGGAGATCCGGCGCGTGCTCCGGCCCGGCGGGACGTTCTACTGCGCCGTGAACTACTACGAGGAGAACGTCCACTCCCACGAGTGGCAGGAGTTCATCGAGGTCGAAATGACCCGCTGGAGCGCCCGCGAGTACCGCGAGGCGTTCCGCGAGGCCGGGCTCCACGTCGCCGAGCAGGACAACATTCCCGACAACGAGACCGAGATCCCGCCGGCAAGCGAGTTCCCGACCGAGGACTGGGAGACGCGCGAGGACATGGTCGAACGCTACCGGGAGTACGGCACGCTGCTGACCGTCGGCATCGAGCCCTGA
- a CDS encoding DUF1684 domain-containing protein codes for MTDDAFDADAWRRELTAQREEKDEFFAEHRQSPIPPEERDEFDGLDYFDPDPEYRVAADVTVHDDPEGVTMDSTGGGPEVRYLREATLSFEIRGTEQTLSAYRQEGDEAYFVPFRDKTTGQQTYRQGRYMELHADRELSDGDEIVVDFNLAYSPFCAFSETFACPLPPEENWLDVVIEAGERAP; via the coding sequence GTGACCGACGACGCCTTCGACGCCGACGCGTGGCGCCGCGAACTGACCGCACAGCGCGAGGAGAAAGACGAGTTCTTCGCCGAGCACCGACAGTCGCCGATCCCGCCCGAGGAGCGCGACGAGTTCGACGGGCTCGACTACTTCGATCCCGACCCCGAGTACCGGGTCGCGGCCGACGTGACCGTCCACGACGACCCCGAGGGCGTCACGATGGACTCGACCGGCGGCGGCCCCGAAGTACGCTACCTCCGCGAGGCGACGCTGTCCTTCGAGATCAGGGGCACCGAGCAGACGCTCTCGGCGTACCGCCAGGAGGGCGACGAGGCGTACTTCGTCCCGTTCCGCGACAAGACGACCGGCCAGCAGACCTACCGCCAGGGTCGGTACATGGAGCTCCACGCCGACCGGGAGCTCTCGGACGGCGACGAGATCGTCGTCGACTTCAACCTCGCGTACTCGCCCTTCTGCGCGTTCAGCGAGACGTTCGCCTGCCCGCTCCCGCCCGAGGAGAACTGGCTCGACGTCGTGATCGAGGCGGGCGAGCGAGCGCCCTGA